From the genome of Nicotiana sylvestris chromosome 1, ASM39365v2, whole genome shotgun sequence:
CTATCATTCaaggactttaattttaataggagcatttgtagctgaaatatgatattaaaTTTTGGATCAgtaaatgcttctggcatttgacttgaattatcttctaagtgaggatcatattaatgataattcgattcatatagcatatttttcagctgtttattccatcccccaaatgttagaaaaattaacatatatccccaatgtTCTTTGAGAAATATGTCTTTGTGTGttgtggtagagaaattaatcatataccacacatcaaaagatagtaaaaatatttatcCTAAACCAATTGTTAGGGAAGGactttatcatatattgttggtctgatgcatacaagtgctgctatatgcaatttagaatatcttagaccaacacatgaagctttgttctcataagcaatagtttagccaTTAGTAGGAgatattcaatgctaaaccagcttggatataaaccagcattatcaaaaTGAACTGTCTTTATTTCATAATCTGAAGTTATGCTCTTAATTGAGAAAAGCAAtctcaaatgccaaactgcaggttgacaataaacatacatgtaaccatcttatatatgcatctataagtagttcacatgataggtgagtgagcccatattcaccttttatatattccagaattcaggggtcttagtcccaactttagacGGTATAATATTATGAGAACAAgtagcacaagagaattcttgaagaatcttctggttcttcagtatatgcttatcagaattctcaaatagctcatttaaaaatggcaaatgaaaacttcaagtttatcatggcatgtgctatctcttaataaacttctagtttactatggcataaacttttgcattagtaaacttctgatttactATTATACATGATGTAGTACAAAttgaagaataaggcgggtaacttctcacatacatattattttaccccctatgattgtggaaacataaagattttcaatcttccaatcattcgTAGTATAAATATGATAGCCacttgtattagtaaacttcaggtttactacaatatatgttttgaccataatcatataatatgaatgacatatttttatataaactcttcaagagccttcatttattatcgacaatctaatatttattggacactactggtgtcatgtgtcTTCTAGGCAAACAGTTAGCTCTTCaagagttgttgatacattttgtactatcaaatatttctCATACACTTAtggtatcatgagagaaaatcacaatcaaataacacaatgtaaaacaattgtttaagcacaagaAAACTCTTCTTCATAACATTTTCCTACTTCatgaggcaatttcaattgtgttacttcttcaggagcaaatttaaaatacgaaatattgagtatatattctctcaattatattacctcttctggaggtgaattgtaatatattcacatcaagagcgcatTCATATTTACCagatttattaatattgtcacattcacttcagggaatggattaatattatccaaagttctcatccttcaggaaatcgaacataattatctgaatgcgcattaatcacatcaaattgtgatgcctcaatctcttttaaaatatttactacttcaggagcaaatcgaggcgtgcatttaatatagagaatatttatgtaacTTATCTTcgattgtaaccatagaaagcctaaattgtcacttctggtgatcataggcatataccacttttGGTGGTTAATAAAATATacttacaatgagatatacgaaatataatcacttctggtggttgtatatttcttgcaaactctgctagagtttaagttgatctaatgttatccatattcttcaaaatgacataaataagatatattatagtaaacatcattatcaaataataatttttctttatgtacaacaattacattactatactatctattacaaacaataaaaattaaaatatttacatttctacatattcaccaccgattacatgacttgtttttCATTttgggagtgcaaggtaatcagctacatccaaatgcatgaagtctaaattatcttcagaaataaaatttgcttcagcatttttctctgccTTCTTTAGGAAGGCtcgataaagctcaaccaggtgctttggcgtacggcaagtacgtgaccagtgccttttttctccacatctatagcatgcattttctgcatttggtgcttgcaccgcttcatgtttttgttccttccttttctattgctggtggtgaggagggttctttggtgcattattattaccatgattaaaatttattccccgaccacggccatgactaCGACTGGGGCCACAACGTCTTCCATGtctagcttggtggaagttcgtctcattcacttcagggaatggacaagaaccagtaggtcggctttcatgggTTTTCATTAATAGCCtattatgttgctcggctataagaagatgtgagataaattcagaatattttttaaatcccatctctcgatattgctgctgcagggcatattcgaggcatgaaaagtggtgaaagttttctccaacatatcatgatcagtaatattatcaccacataatttcaattggaaAATAATTCTggacatagcagaattatattcacttatatatttaaaatcttgtagccttagatgagtccaatcataacgtgccttcGGAAGAATGACCATCtccaggtggtcatatctatctttcaaattattccataGTATGACTAGATCTTTAATAATGAgaccattttcaggccctcatcaaggtgatgacgtaggaatatcattgttttggcacggtcttggtttgatgcctgatttttatccttgatggcgTCTGCCAGACctatcgcatcaagatgaatttcagcatcaagcacccaagacatgtagcttttgcctgaTATATttagggctacaaattcaagtttagaaagatttgacattatatagaaaaagaaagttcgtacctcaaatactttcaaagtatttgctcgagatggtagagtctcgtgctgataacgtgttataaaataaaaattgtaaAGTAAAGATAAGTAtatagagaaactgatatattattcgaattcaaactgatgtacataatgaattgaaatctcttctatttatagaagaaaggaagctgttgtgtaagctgctacgcaagctgctgtgtaagctgctactgcaagctgctactgcaagctgttgtgtaagctgctacgcaagctgctactacaagctgttgtgtaagctgctattataccagatatggataatcttctactgagagcaatgtttatccataacggagtactgaatggataagcttattatatccggtatggataatcttctaccgggataatatttatccataaccggataccgaagtgataagcttcttcaagaagcttatttccaatagagtactaaatagataaacatatttattgcggagtcccatatgaataagcttcttcaggaagcttatttacaacggagtactaaataaaCATCcctaatataatatatttataaaaaaGTAAAGCATTTCCTTAAGGTCAACAACTCATGCACAAAATCGTACCTAACAACAATAGgggataataaataaaagaaaaagaaaagggaaacaCATGACTGAGTAATAATATCCTAGAGATAATACTGCTATTATAATAACATCCATGCAACGTGGCCTCATAAGGAGGCATTTCATGGAAATTTCATGCCTTCCCATTAAATATGCTTTACTACTTTTCTTGTTCTCTCTTTTGATTTTGCTATTCTAACGTTAAAGCTGGACGAGATCATGTAGTAAATATCTATTCGCGTCCGATATTTGCATCAAATTAAGTAACTTGATCTTGATAGTTTCtaaaaattaaagaaagaagATATAATTATTTAACTgataaatatattttatatttattttgctCGATATAAATATTTAGCAGAATTTTCATAAACCACTATAGATTTGAGCCTAGTAAATATAATTTGCCTAATTACTATTCATGAGTGTACACAATGAATATAATATGTATCGAATGTATTTGTTCGCGCAACGAATACAACTAAGGCGAAATacaaaaatacagaaaataaaatgattttgtTGAGAGTCGAACTCAAGACTTCCGTTAGCTTAGCAAACGCTCTAACCAacattttagtttaaaaattaagCTCTTATTTCATGGATTTGTTATAAAAATTTAAAtataatacaaataataaatTAGTTGAAAGTACAGCTACCAACGAAAAATATAATGTAAATATTTAAATGTTTATGTgtcgcctaatattttttttaCGGGGTGAGAAATGTGGAGCCCAAAATGGTCCACTGCTTTGCTGGCTACAAGCTCTCCATTGTTGGTTTTTAATGGGATTTGTCTGCTGTAAGAGACCATAGTTTTAGTTTGGCCTAATTTTGAATAAATAACACTCTCCTCTCTTTTTTCTCCCTCTCAATTTGATCACTATTTTTTcactcttctctctctctctctatgttTTTTCTTGAATCACTTCAGCATCTTCATCCTCAAAGAAAATTtagagaaaaaaacaaaaaactgtACAAAATCCCACTTTATTTTCCCTTTGATTTGATGGTTTCACAGATCTAAACAACCCCTTTCACTTTCAGATCTTCAAATGTAAGTATTTTCTTGTTATTTTCCTTTTGAACTTCTCTCTGTTCCTGCTGATACTTTCTGTTCAGCTATATCACACTACTAATTGGTTTCAAATATAGTACACTTATTTGTGATTCTTGAAATTTGGCTAGTTAAGAAAAAGTTTGTCTTTTTATActtttttttcagttttaatttttttttctttgccaAAATCAGACCTTCTGGATTCAAACTAGCTGACAATATTGTTCTATGTTGAAAAAACTGAATTTTACTACTTTGAAAgtctttttttatattttggtTGAATTTTTCTGTTATAAGTACACCACAAATCAGTTTTGGCATTTGCATCAGCTTTGTTAGAAGTTTTAAACTAGAGGTGTCTTCTTGGTGTATTATTATTAGTATTACAAAAAATGCAAAGTTGAGATTTTTAAGAGCAAAGACCACTTTGAAAgtccttttctttgtattttaattgaattttttcatttttgaaggcaTTTGCATCAGTTTGGTTAGAAGTATTAAACTAAAGGTGGTTTCTTGGTGTATTATTTGATTGTTGGGTGCAATTTTCAAGATTTTGccaatttcattatttttctaaatCTTACTTTTTGTCATTGGTAGTGTTATGCACTTATAGATTTACAACGAATGCAAAGTTGAGATTTTTAAGAGCAAAAGTGGAACTGAGTCCTGTTAGATGTGGAGAAATTGGAGGGTCTTTTGGATGAGATGAGGTATGATATCTGGTTTGATGAATATCTTAAGGGCTTGTTTTCAGCCAAGGGCAGATGGACATGTTCATACAAGTTCAGATGCCGCCGGTCGCCAAGATGGTCTCTTATGGTATAAGGATACAGGGCAACATGTAAATGGAGAGTTTTCAATGGCTGTAGTTCAAGCTAATAATCTACTTGAAGATCAGTGCCAAATTGAATCAGGGTGCTTGAGTTTGCAGGATTCTGGTCCATATGgtacctttgttggaatttatgATGGGCACGGGGGCCCTGAAACTTCAAGGTTCATCAATGAACACCTCTTTCAAAATCTCAAGAGTAAGCCTTCGAGCCAATTTGAACTGTTTCCTCTCAATCTGTTTTCATGGCTAAAGTGGTTGAATTTTATCTATTTCATACTTGTCTTGTTGTTGTTACCTTTGATATCTTCCGAGAGTGTCAGTATCCAAGTACTAGAATTGTATTACAGTTTACCTGTTATGGAGTGTGGTTACTAATCAAAAGTCTTAAGTATTTACTATGTAAGATTAGAAGGTTCAATATTAATCAGCGCTAGAGCTGCTACAGTTGCTTCAGTAAGAGCTGCTGCCTGTAATGGAAATGATGTTGGAAGTGTTTTTAGTTTCTTAATTCTGTTGCCAGAAATCATGCATATGGCAAACCAATTATTTGGTTATGCAATTTTGGAATTTGCTTTAACAGAATTTGTTCCAGTGACGGCAACTGTCTAGGTTTATGGATTCATATATGGACTGCTGTGTATATTTTTGGCCATTCTGGTCTTCACTCAATTGCTTGCTCTGAATTGTGTAGGGTTCACATCTGAGCACCAATCTATGTCTGTTGAGGTGATTAAGAAAGCATTTCAAGCAACAGAAGACGGTTTCCTCTCTGTTGTGACTAGACAATGGCCCACGAAACCGCAGATTGCTGCAGTTGGATCATGCTGTCTTGTTGGAGTTATCTGCAGTGGAACCTTATATATAGCCAACCTTGGCGACTCAAGGGCAGTCTTAGGGAGACTTGTCAAGTCTACTGGAGAGGTTCTCTCGATTCAGCTCTCTGCAGAACACAATGTGAGCATTGAATCTGTAAGACAAGAGTTGCAAACTTTGCATCCAAATGACTCACAAATTGTAGTTTTAAAGCACAATGTCTGGCGCGTGAAGGGGCTTATACAGGTAACCTATATTCTATCTTCCTAAGCAGTCTCCGTTTTAGAATTGGCTCAGCTCAAAGTATCTATTTTGGTGCTATTATTATAGAGTGTTGTTTCAATTCCAATGTACATGTTACATCTATTATAATTGGGTTACTCATCGAATTCTAAATTTCTTCATACTATGTTTGCTCCCTAATCGCTTACTTCTTTAAGAACTTTAAGATGAGGGTTTTTGTGTCCTTGTATTTTCCTTTCCTCGGAAGTTGTATGAAATTGCTATTCAAGGAGCCTATAGAATGGGTTGTTGTGCATGGCACTTGAGTGATACACATTTATTTGCTTTCACAAATAGCAACTGCATTTTTTGTCAAAGAGTTGGCAAGAAGTTGAGAAGCTTAAATCTCAAGGTCTTCCACTCTTCGTAAAGGCAAGTGATTCTTTCTGGAAGGAACTCTTTCATATACGAGATTATCTGAAGAAACTGAAATCTGTGATTGTTAGAGTTTAGAAACTGAAATCCATGATTGTTAGAGTTTAATCCAACTTGAGAAGTGAATAAATAAATGAGAATTGTTATAAGGAGTATTTTTATAAACAGATGCTTCCTTTTTACCACTCCTTATTTATAGTTTATGTGGTAGAATGATTCCTTTTTTGTGATAAAGGTAGTAGACGTGATATATTTTACTGATTGCTTTTATATTTGCTGGAGACGCTTCGTTATTCTTTTCAATTGATATATTTGTGATATTCACGAGCAGATATATTATCGTCAATGTGTGCCATAAGGCATAAGCATTATGAATATGAGAGTAGCAAGCTTGAGTTATTGTAAGCTGGTGATGCTTTTAGTCTTAACTTGTTAGTAATCAATTTGTAGAAAGTGAGGCCCGAGTAATTTTAACTTCTCCTAGATAATTTTTTGTATTTCTGTGTGATTGCAATGGTGATCTTTCTTTGCTTATGCTGAACTTGTTTTAATATAAAGTTTCTGACTCTATTGACCGTACTACATCAACAGAATATTAGTATTTAGAAATTGACGatctttttctcttatttttgtgATCATTTCATTGTTCTGCGAGCTCTTCACGGTTGAAGCTCTGGTTTCAACACTAGCACTGCACCGTTGATTATTCAGGATTATGGAATAAAAAAGCATATTGCCAGTTTTATCATGGTTCTCCTTTCACTATTCATGTAATGGTTTAATTATAAATACACGCTTGGGGGCAATGCTACGGTATTATTTCCTGATCTGTGTTGCTATATACTGAGATTTTTACATAAGTTTCAGTGCTCAGTAGCTGTAGCTCTGTTGTACCCTGAATAAGCAGCGACATAAATAGGGTAAAGGGATCAAAACTTCCATATCTCGGATTTTTCATGCAGAGAGTATCTGAAACAATAAGAATGTTCCAAATTTCATTTGAGAACCATAGTTATGCAGGTGTGTGTTTCTTTAGTCCTTAAGATTCGAGTGTCCACTCTTCTCAGATTAACCAACATCTATCATTAAACTTGCCGACTCGCCGTCATGGCACCGAGTTTCTCACTTTGAAGGAGCCTGCAACTACTCAGAGAGCTAATTAAGTGCTGCTAATTTGCTGTATTACCTTCCTATTTTTTGGGAGGAGCAATACAAAATCAGTTGTGTGCTAATAAAAGGCGTTTGATGTCAATTAATGGGATAGTACTTTCTTTAGGAAGCTTGTTTAGTATGGTTATTTCTTGCCTGACTCGGAAAACTTCGATCTACACTCTAAAATGGACTGAATACTTTATTTTGCAGATTTCAAGATCCATTGGTGATGTGTATTTAAAAAAAACTGAATTCAACAGGGAGCCATTATATGCAAAGTTTCGTCTTCGAGAACCATTTGTCAAGCCCATATTGAGCTCCGATCCAACAATCTCAGTGCACCATTTGCAACCTGATGACCAGTTTGTCATATTTGCATCAGATGGTCTTTGGGAGCATCTAACTAACCAAGGAGCAGTAGACATTGTACAAAATCACCCACGCAATGTAAGATATCTGTCCTGTTCATGCTTCATGTCATCTGTTTAGTCTTTTGGTGATTCTACCTACAGTAAGCTGTTTTTCATGAAAAAGTTTATTTCCTGTAAGCAGTGAAAGCTTAATGCTAAGCTCCATCTACAAATGGATAAGATCCCAGCCTAGTCTATAGGaggttttgaaaagaaaggagcaATAATCATTTTCTTGTTCTATCAAGAGGGTGCTATTgctcctttctttttttctttttatttatttactagtaTTTTACTTACATAGACTTTTTTGTTTACATTATAGAAAAAGGAGAGGTTATTTTCTTGCATTTATTCATGATTGAGTATTCTATTTTGATTTTGTATTTGTTTAAAATTGTAGAAATATGACTTGTTTCTCTTCTTGCTAATGTTACTATATCTTTTTGAATCAAATTTTGACTTCATATTCTTATCTTTGAAATAATAATATCattgaaataagaaagaagagCAATATTCGAACTGCTACATAAAAATTAATGGCAAGTTGGCAACAAATATCAATCTCTCATACAGGTGAATAATCATTGTTTGACTGTTGATGGCTTTTAATCCGttcattttactggtggacaccCTGCTTCTTTCCTATACATGATTGGTCACGATAAAAGTTGGTGAAATAGTGAAATAATCTGGTGATGCACTTTGCATCAAAATTTATTACTTCGTCTCTAAATACTTGTATGCAAGGGAGAGGCAATTGGATTATCCTATCTcttgtttgttttattttgataAAAACAAAATTTCTGTGTTATGGGACTGCCGGGAACTGGATATTAAATATGTTCAAGAGGTGCAATTGAAGGCCTCCTCTTCACTCAAATGCATAGCAGTATACGCCCTTAAAGTAAAATCTGCAGCCACTATGTCAAATGTGTGAAAAATATTATCTTTATCTTGATATTACTTGTCAAGTGTTTAGAAGGGTAGCTTAGGCACAGTGGTAAGAGTTGTTGTCGTGTGACCAGGGGGTCACGGGTTTAGGCTGTcgaaacagcctcttgcaaaaatgtTAGGTAAGGCTGCCAAAATAGACCTAATATAGTCCGGACCTCCCCGGACCTGCACATTGcaagagcttagtgcaccggactgccCTTTCATTACTTTACAATTGTCTATATATCTCAAAAATTGTTCAATCAAACTTAGGCGCTTGTTTGCCACTTGGCAGGGAATTGCTAGAAGGTTAGTGAAAACTGCACTACAAGAAGcagcaaagaaaagagaaatgagGTATTCAGACTTGAAGAAAATTGATCGTGGAGTTCGTCGACATTTCCACGACGACATCTCAGTGGCGGTTGTTTTCCTGGACTCGAATCTCGTGAGCCAGGCTAGCTCAGTCAAAAGTCCTAATATATCTGTAAAAGGAGGTGGCATTAGTTTGCCAACAAAAACTACCCCAACATAAGCTGGTTGGtgcaactttatgaagctgttgcagatgttgttgttgttgtactatgTATCTTGTGAATACCAGGTAGCACTTCTAAAAGTTCAAAAGCAGTCCAACAATTTTTTAAACTGTAATCTAACTTAGACTTATACTTGGATTTAGTTCCAGTGTCCAAGAAAGGAACTGGaagaaaaagagtatcttcacaaatATCAGTTGAGTTATTTCCTTGAAATAATTCCTTATTGCTTCTATTATATAGTTAACCTGGAGGTTGTAAATGCCTTAAGAACCTTATTTATTCTTTATAATGGTATGTTTCTTGCTGCTGTGTTGAGAAGAATTGGAGTTTTCAGATTGTAATATTGCAGTTAATTCAAAAAtcaaattaatttaaacaaaaataatCCAGACCAAATAAGTCTTACAGCTAATATTATATTGGACTTGACTTTTTTTAGTGTTTTCTTTGTTATTTCATGAGATATAAATATGAATTAAGTTTTATGAAGATTTCATTTCAGGTGCTAGCTTTCATAATCAAAAGTCAGGTGTTTGTACTTGGACTAAAAAATTCTATGTTAATACctattatattttttgtattattcaATAGGAAAGGAACGTAAAATTGTTTATAATCGATTTTTTGAGTCCTCAGGATCACAGTGATCCTTAACCATGGATGATAGAAATGGGGGTATTTTTCACTTTTAGCCCCCCaccaaatattttttaaattcaatagtcgaaaaagtgtataaaatttatatttttttttttatataaaagtgTGTATATATTATATGGGGATATAAACTAAAAAATGAAGTAGATCTGCTTATAAATTTAAAAAGTAAGTAGGTATTGTTGAGTATAATTCAACCTCAAGCGTTCAGTAAGAATTACGACATGAGTTAAGAATTATCTAAAATCATATAAAGATCAAGATTACGGTATGAGTTAAGAATTATCTAAAATCATATAAAGATCAAGATTACGGTATGAGTTAAGAATTACATAAAATCATATAAAGATTATACCACAGATCAAGACATAAAATCATATAAAGATTATACCACAGATCAAGATTATGGCTCATACTGTAGTCATGTCAGCTCTGATGTCGGAATAATCATTATAATACGATGGTAGCACTTGACTTGTAAGAAATTCCCTGCTCTCCTCTTAGAAATGATCTGTCTAGGATTACTTTCAAAATTGCGAATTCTGTAATAAGACCCTATTCACGGGCATTCTCCGACTTAGAAGATTATCACTCCAAATATTTAGTCAATTGCTAAAGTCACGTGAACTGGGCTAGCCCGGCCCGGCCCTTGACCGCTCTATCTTTGGCCATCTTAAAAAGCTTCCAGCaattgtaaaaaataaataaatgtgagaACAAATGAAAATTGGCGCAGGATTTATAGCCGACCGGCCGTTAAAATATTTTGAAGCAAGTCGCCCCTTCTATAGGCGACCTActgttaaaaaatattttaactttTGTCATGAATGCACTTTTTCTCGAGGCGatcttttttaaaaaacttttggAATAAATCAGTAGAGAATGAAAGACACACACAAAATCTACAAATATAAAATTAAAGGACCATAAGGATCGACTCCTACCTACATCGTTGACGGTTGAaccccaacaacaacaacaacaacttagtataatcccacttagtgggatcTTGGGGGGGGATTCAgggtataatcccacttagtggggtctggggagggtagtgtgtacgcagaccttacccctaccctagggtagagagactgtttttaAATAGAaacccgacatccttccctccaagaacttcccaccttgctcttgggtagactcgaactcacaacctcttgattggaagtggaggttgcttaccatcagagcaacccctcttgtctttgACGGTTGAACCCCAAAAAGAGAAAATTCACAATTGAAAAGTATGcgaaatacataaaaatattaaATCACATGACGTGCTATAAAATTTTATGAATACTTGACCATAGAAAAAGTGATTTAAGTTTTGTTCTAAAGTACGAAGAGAAAGAGGTGATCCAAATAAAGAAATGCTTGGGGGTAATTTCATCTTACTCAACTTTTTGCCTGATCACTAAATTTTATAGTAATAAATAATGGATTCCAAATTCATATTTCAAAAGTATAAGATTTAGAATAAGAACATAAAGATTGAACCCATCAAATTAAAATCTGGAATTTATCTATGATATTTCTTGGTGTAAAATATATGTAGAAGATGCAATTTTCTACTATAAATTAACGAATTCAAAATCTATTCTTTAAttcaataatttatttattttatttctcaGCTAAGCAATTGAAGATGAGCAAGAAGAAGAGTGGATGGTGGAGTTTGAATCAAGGGAATTAAAGATTGATTAGAATATCCATCAACAACATAAAACATTGTTCAAAGAACAAGAAAAGTGATAGAAATCTTTGCAAAGTCTATTGTTGGTTTTCCAGAATAAGTTGAACAAGGAAGAAATAATAAAGCATATTAATTTTGTTGATTGTAAGGGTAGAAATCTGACCAGACGAGAATCTGCGTAGAGAGGAACGGTGAAAGATTATTTGGGCCGAAGTCGTGTCCATACAACGCTATAATGACACGCACCTCCGCCTCGTACATTTAGAATGCTTGAACGGCGAATTGAATGTTACGACATCTCAAAGCGTCAACCAGTAACACGGTCAAATAACTTAGGTACTATGATTAATGACCGTTGGGTAAAGAGGAATACTTAGTATAAACTAAGTGAGAAGAAGACGAAAGGGggaagaaaaacatattcacatACAGACATATTGGCAGAGAAGAATAGGGACCTCCATCCCTTTCTCTTCGCTAAGGAGAAAGAAGCATGGAAGCTCAGATCCTCAGTGCCTATCGTTATTCTCGTCATATCAAATGTATGGGAG
Proteins encoded in this window:
- the LOC104232104 gene encoding probable protein phosphatase 2C 60; translation: MISGLMNILRACFQPRADGHVHTSSDAAGRQDGLLWYKDTGQHVNGEFSMAVVQANNLLEDQCQIESGCLSLQDSGPYGTFVGIYDGHGGPETSRFINEHLFQNLKRFTSEHQSMSVEVIKKAFQATEDGFLSVVTRQWPTKPQIAAVGSCCLVGVICSGTLYIANLGDSRAVLGRLVKSTGEVLSIQLSAEHNVSIESVRQELQTLHPNDSQIVVLKHNVWRVKGLIQISRSIGDVYLKKTEFNREPLYAKFRLREPFVKPILSSDPTISVHHLQPDDQFVIFASDGLWEHLTNQGAVDIVQNHPRNGIARRLVKTALQEAAKKREMRYSDLKKIDRGVRRHFHDDISVAVVFLDSNLVSQASSVKSPNISVKGGGISLPTKTTPT